One genomic region from Salvia hispanica cultivar TCC Black 2014 chromosome 2, UniMelb_Shisp_WGS_1.0, whole genome shotgun sequence encodes:
- the LOC125203334 gene encoding pentatricopeptide repeat-containing protein At1g26460, mitochondrial → MPPIRCLARSMPSMRQLNLRFVSTSTYLRQEAQLAGVEPPQAPLPPNPASGSPLYSENWRNATSSTSPGADAAAVLPSLGFLSLGGQGLVQSLATLDANGLMDQFAKWTTEQRWGDLKQLFELWIKSLDNSGKPNKPGVDLYNHYLRANLMMGASTGQLIDLVEKMNDYEIDPNTASFNLVLKAMQQADESLASEKLIERMLQRGPECKDSLPDDESYDLVITTLLSTNQINRALKYIDLALTSGYMLSINAFSRCVHSFINNGRLDTLVSLIERCKKMDQNKSLCPPWRTCNSIADVSVQLDNSDLTYYALEFMAKWIARGEIARPPVLLSVNEGLVLSALGTAGRTCNSRLVDGSWAVLKRSLRQKKVPSPESYIGKLYAHANLGNLQKAFSTLHEFEIAYKNSDREDVEDLFSPFHSLNPLVNACSKKGFRTLDMVYHQLENLGRSDPPYKSIAALNCIILGSANIWDIDRAYQTFAAIDATFGLTPDIHSYNALLCAFGKLGKRDEAVRVFEHFTGLGVKPNLTTYSLLVDAHLVVRDLKAALASVDDMINGGFEPSKEMLKKIRRRCVREMNYKSDDKVETLAQQFKIRMGTEIRRNMLFELEYNMDSYM, encoded by the exons ATGCCGCCGATTCGATGTCTAGCGAGATCAATGCCGTCGATGCGGCAGCTCAATCTCAGGTTCGTCTCCACCTCCACTTACCTCCGCCAGGAGGCGCAGCTGGCGGGCGTTGAGCCGCCCCAGGCTCCTCTTCCGCCGAACCCTGCCTCCGGAAGCCCCTTATACAGCGAAAACTGGCGGAACGCTACCTCCTCAACCTCTCCCGGCGCCGACGCGGCGGCGGTGCTCCCCAGCCTCGGGTTCCTCAGCTTAGGCGGCCAGGGGCTAGTGCAATCCCTAGCGACGCTGGACGCGAACGGCTTGATGGATCAGTTCGCGAAATGGACGACGGAGCAGCGATGGGGGGACCTGAAGCAGCTGTTTGAGCTTTGGATTAAGTCGTTGGACAACAGCGGGAAGCCGAACAAGCCTGGCGTGGATCTTTACAATCACTATTTGAGGGCGAATTTGATGATGGGGGCGTCTACGGGGCAGCTGATCGATCTTGTCGAGAAAATGAATGATTATGAGATAGACCCTAACACAGCCTCGTTCAATCTAGTGCTCAAGGCTATGCAGCAGGCCGATGAATCGTTAGCATCCGAGAAATTGATTGAAAG GATGCTCCAGAGAGGGCCTGAATGCAAGGATTCTTTGCCCGATGATGAGTCGTATGACTTGGTTATTACCACGCTTCTTTCTACAAACCAAATAAATCGTGCTCTGAAGTACATAGATTTGGCATTGACATCTGGATACATGTTGTCAATAAATGCATTTTCTCGTTGTGTTcatagttttattaataaCGGGAGGCTAGATACCTTGGTATCGCTTATAGAGAGATGCAAG AAAATGGATCAGAATAAATCCTTATGCCCTCCTTGGAGGACATGCAATTCTATTGCAGATGTTTCAGTTCAATTAGATAACAGTGATTTGACGTATTATGCTCTTGAGTTCATGGCCAAATGGATTGCTAGAGGTGAAATTGCCAGGCCGCCTGTGCTTCTTTCTGTCAATGAAGGTCTAGTCCTTTCTGCCCTTGGAACTGCTGGTAGAACATGCAATTCTAGACTTGTGGATGGTTCATGGGCTGTTCTGAAACGCTCATTGCGCCAAAAGAAGGTTCCTAGTCCTGAATCTTACATCGGGAAATTATATGCTCATGCTAATTTGGGGAATTTACAAAAGGCGTTTAGTACACTGCATGAGTTCGAGATTGCTTATAAAAATTCTGACAGAGAAGATGTAGAAGATCTTTTCTCGCCAttccattccttaaatcctCTGGTCAATGCATGCTCGAAGAAAGGTTTCAGAACTTTGGATATG GTTTATCACCAGCTTGAGAATTTAGGCCGATCCGATCCTCCATACAAGTCTATTGCTGCTCTAAACTGTATCATTCTTGGCAGTGCAAACATCTGGGATATTGATCGTGCTTACCAGACCTTTGCTGCTATTGATGCCACTTTTGGGTTGACCCCTGACATCCATTCATACAATGCACTCTTATGTGCCTTTGGGAAGCTGGGCAAG AGAGATGAAGCTGTAAGAGTATTTGAGCATTTCACTGGATTAGGCGTGAAACCAAATCTGACTACATATTCTCTACTTGTTGACGCCCATCTAGTTGTACGGGATCTAAAAGCTGCTTTGGCTTCTGTTGATGACATG ATAAATGGAGGATTTGAACCATCAAAGGAAATGCTGAAAAAGATTCGGAGGCGCTGTGTTAGAGAGATGAATTACAAGTCTGATGACAAGGTGGAAACTCTTGCCCAACAGTTCAAAATTCGAATGGGTACAGAAATCCGTCGTAACATGCTGTTTGAATTAGAGTACAACATGGATTCATATATGTAA